Proteins from a genomic interval of Sporolactobacillus sp. Y61:
- a CDS encoding aldo/keto reductase, with protein MALSMQDTLTLNNGVKMPCEGFGLFSMTDEDIFISSLEAAVDAGYRLFDTAAQYGNEHLLGDFLKDSGLERSEYFITSKVQNRDQGYEKTLKAFDTSLKALQLDYLDLYLVHWPLKDPFFETWKAMEHLYSEGFVRAIGVSNFESHHLDRLLSRANFVPAVEQLETHPHFSNHVMRDYLKSLGMVHQAWGPLGRGADLDDPVICDIAEKHGKSPAQIILRWHRQHGVAIIPKSQTLSRIRDNADIYDFMLTPVEMKKIDLQNKGERFGQAPDAVYVKD; from the coding sequence ATGGCCCTGTCCATGCAGGATACCCTGACATTGAATAATGGCGTTAAAATGCCTTGTGAAGGCTTTGGCCTTTTTTCGATGACTGATGAAGATATCTTTATAAGTTCGCTCGAAGCAGCCGTAGACGCCGGATACCGTCTGTTTGATACGGCTGCACAGTATGGAAATGAACATCTTCTCGGAGACTTTCTGAAGGATTCAGGACTGGAGCGCAGCGAGTATTTTATTACTTCTAAAGTGCAGAACCGCGATCAGGGTTACGAAAAAACATTAAAGGCATTCGATACTTCCTTAAAAGCATTACAGCTGGATTATCTTGACCTCTATCTTGTTCACTGGCCTTTGAAGGATCCTTTCTTTGAAACATGGAAGGCCATGGAACACCTGTACAGTGAAGGATTTGTCCGGGCGATCGGTGTCAGTAATTTTGAGAGCCATCACCTGGATCGTTTACTGTCACGCGCAAATTTTGTTCCAGCTGTGGAACAGCTGGAGACGCATCCTCACTTCTCCAACCACGTCATGCGTGACTATCTGAAATCACTTGGTATGGTACATCAGGCATGGGGCCCACTAGGTCGAGGAGCGGATCTTGATGATCCTGTGATCTGTGACATAGCAGAAAAACATGGAAAATCACCTGCTCAGATCATCTTGAGGTGGCACCGGCAGCATGGCGTCGCGATTATTCCAAAATCGCAGACCCTCTCACGGATCAGGGATAACGCAGATATCTACGACTTTATGCTGACACCTGTCGAGATGAAAAAAATCGATCTTCAGAATAAAGGAGAACGTTTTGGCCAGGCCCCGGATGCCGTTTATGTAAAGGACTGA